In the genome of Desulfuromonas sp. DDH964, one region contains:
- a CDS encoding energy-coupling factor transporter transmembrane component T family protein, with protein sequence MIPETDFPIGSYLPGHSLLHRLDPRLKLVAVPLLVAATFAAISPGQLGGLSLVAGSAWMLAGLPPRMLARLAWALRWLLLFTLVVHLLFAPGHTLFGLSWLSMEGLQDGLFACWRLLLALLFAALLAATTLPAQLTAALAWLLRPLEYLRLPVAAAADLILLVLHFIPLMRVEALAVHAGLVAEAGGIPPTGYLARGRFVCRMLTPLLLRLVERADRLAAQLAAGEPVPGLELASPLAPCRAGSVALFGLITLLAALCYGRLA encoded by the coding sequence ATGATCCCAGAGACCGACTTCCCCATCGGCAGCTACCTGCCGGGCCATTCCCTGCTGCATCGCCTCGATCCACGACTCAAGCTGGTGGCGGTGCCACTGCTGGTGGCGGCAACCTTTGCCGCTATAAGCCCGGGGCAGCTCGGCGGCTTGAGCCTGGTGGCCGGCAGCGCCTGGATGCTGGCCGGACTGCCGCCGCGAATGCTGGCACGCCTGGCCTGGGCCCTGCGCTGGCTCCTCCTCTTTACCCTCGTGGTCCATCTCCTCTTTGCTCCCGGGCACACCCTGTTCGGGCTCAGCTGGCTCTCGATGGAGGGTCTGCAAGACGGCCTCTTCGCCTGCTGGCGCCTGCTGCTGGCGCTCCTCTTTGCCGCGCTGCTCGCCGCAACAACCCTGCCGGCGCAACTGACGGCCGCGCTCGCCTGGCTGCTGCGGCCCCTGGAATACCTGCGGCTGCCGGTGGCAGCGGCGGCCGACCTGATTTTGCTGGTCCTGCACTTCATCCCGCTAATGCGGGTCGAGGCCCTGGCCGTCCATGCCGGGCTGGTGGCTGAAGCGGGCGGCATCCCGCCAACCGGCTATCTGGCCCGTGGCCGCTTCGTCTGCCGGATGCTGACCCCGCTGTTGCTGCGCCTGGTCGAGCGCGCCGATCGCCTCGCCGCTCAGCTCGCCGCCGGGGAACCTGTCCCCGGGCTTGAACTGGCGTCACCCCTTGCTCCCTGTCGAGCAGGGAGTGTCGCCCTCTTCGGTCTCATCACGCTGCTCGCCGCTCTCTGCTACGGGAGGCTGGCATGA
- the leuB gene encoding 3-isopropylmalate dehydrogenase, which produces MSKVFKVAVLSGDGIGPEVMAEALRVLDAVEAKYAVRFERTLANVGGIAIDVEGKALPQTTIDICKNSDAILFGSVGGPKWESLPPDEQPERGALLPLRKIFGLYANLRPAIIFPSLTGASSLKEEVIAGGFNVLVVRELTGGIYFSQPKGIEGEGNARIGVDTMRYSVPEIERIAHVGFQAARKRGNKLCSIDKANVLSTSVLWREIVTRIGKEYPEVALSHMYVDNAAMQLVKWPKQFDVILCENMFGDILSDEAAMLTGSLGMLPSASLAEGTFGMYEPSGGSAPDIAGQGIANPIAQILSASMMLRYSFGLVEAADAIDVAVEAALDQGLRTGDIFQGKAGEQKLTTRQMGDAIIALLQG; this is translated from the coding sequence ATGTCGAAGGTTTTCAAGGTGGCGGTCCTGTCCGGTGACGGTATCGGCCCGGAAGTAATGGCTGAAGCGTTGCGGGTCCTCGATGCGGTCGAGGCGAAATATGCGGTGCGTTTTGAACGGACCCTGGCCAATGTCGGCGGTATCGCCATTGATGTCGAAGGAAAGGCGCTGCCGCAGACCACCATCGATATCTGCAAGAATTCGGACGCCATCCTCTTTGGCAGCGTCGGCGGTCCCAAGTGGGAGAGCCTCCCCCCGGACGAGCAGCCGGAGCGGGGTGCCCTGCTGCCGCTACGGAAGATCTTCGGTCTCTACGCCAACCTGCGGCCGGCGATCATCTTTCCCTCCCTGACCGGCGCCTCCTCCCTCAAGGAAGAAGTGATCGCCGGTGGTTTCAACGTCCTGGTGGTACGGGAGTTGACCGGCGGTATCTACTTCTCGCAGCCGAAGGGGATTGAAGGGGAGGGGAACGCCCGTATCGGTGTCGATACCATGCGCTACAGCGTCCCCGAGATTGAACGCATCGCCCATGTCGGCTTCCAGGCCGCACGGAAACGGGGCAACAAGCTCTGCTCCATCGACAAGGCCAACGTCCTCTCGACCTCGGTCCTCTGGCGCGAGATCGTGACCCGGATCGGCAAAGAGTACCCGGAGGTCGCCCTCTCCCACATGTACGTCGACAACGCCGCCATGCAGCTGGTCAAGTGGCCGAAGCAGTTTGACGTCATCCTCTGCGAGAACATGTTCGGCGACATCCTCTCCGACGAGGCGGCGATGCTCACCGGATCTCTCGGCATGCTCCCGAGCGCCTCGCTCGCCGAGGGGACCTTCGGCATGTACGAGCCCTCGGGCGGCAGCGCCCCCGACATTGCCGGGCAGGGGATCGCCAATCCGATCGCCCAGATTCTTTCGGCGTCGATGATGCTGCGTTACTCCTTTGGCCTGGTCGAGGCGGCCGACGCCATTGATGTGGCGGTGGAGGCGGCCCTCGACCAGGGCTTGCGTACCGGCGATATCTTTCAGGGAAAAGCTGGCGAACAGAAACTGACTACCCGGCAGATGGGGGACGCGATCATCGCGCTCCTTCAGGGCTGA
- the argC gene encoding N-acetyl-gamma-glutamyl-phosphate reductase, producing the protein MVKVAVVGASGYTGVELLRLLAVHPEVEVSCVTSRQNVGEDISRLFPSLRERVTLSCDPGDPQLVAGKADFIFTALPHQTAMEVVPDLLAAGKKVVDLSADYRLHDVAVYRHWYQEHTSPELLDEAVYGLPELNRAAICRARLVANPGCYPTSVALALAPLLERGLIDHRTLIIDSKSGTSGAGRSAKVGSLFCEVNEGFAAYGVASHRHTPEIEQTLTQLAGEAVTVNFTPHLLPVNRGILSTCYATLNGASDSATLLGYYTERYGTEPFVRVCPQGSLPNIAFVRGSNFCDIGLVSDARTGRVIVVATIDNLVKGAAGQAVQNMNLMLGFAETAGLGNLPIFP; encoded by the coding sequence ATGGTCAAGGTTGCCGTCGTTGGCGCCAGCGGCTACACCGGGGTGGAATTGCTCCGGCTGCTGGCAGTTCATCCCGAGGTCGAGGTCAGCTGCGTCACCTCGCGGCAGAATGTCGGCGAGGATATCTCCCGGCTCTTTCCCTCCCTGCGGGAGCGGGTGACCCTCAGCTGCGATCCCGGCGACCCGCAGCTGGTGGCCGGCAAGGCCGATTTCATCTTCACCGCCCTGCCGCACCAGACCGCCATGGAGGTGGTTCCCGACCTGCTTGCCGCCGGCAAGAAGGTCGTCGACCTCTCGGCCGACTACCGCCTGCATGACGTGGCCGTCTACCGGCACTGGTACCAGGAGCACACCAGCCCGGAGCTGCTCGATGAGGCCGTCTACGGCCTGCCCGAGTTGAACCGGGCGGCGATTTGCAGGGCCCGGCTGGTGGCCAACCCCGGCTGCTATCCGACCAGCGTCGCCCTTGCCCTGGCACCGCTTCTGGAGCGGGGGCTAATCGATCATCGCACCCTGATCATCGACAGTAAATCGGGGACCAGCGGCGCCGGTCGCAGCGCCAAGGTCGGCAGCCTTTTCTGCGAGGTTAACGAGGGGTTTGCCGCCTATGGGGTCGCCTCCCACCGGCATACGCCGGAGATCGAACAGACCCTGACCCAGCTGGCCGGGGAGGCGGTGACCGTCAACTTCACCCCCCACCTGCTGCCAGTCAATCGCGGTATTCTCTCGACCTGCTATGCAACCCTGAACGGCGCCAGCGACAGCGCCACGTTGCTCGGATATTACACCGAACGCTACGGTACAGAACCCTTTGTCCGCGTCTGCCCGCAGGGGAGCCTGCCGAATATCGCCTTTGTCCGTGGCAGCAATTTCTGCGATATCGGCCTGGTCAGCGATGCCCGTACCGGGCGGGTCATTGTCGTGGCGACCATCGATAATCTCGTCAAGGGGGCGGCGGGGCAGGCGGTGCAGAACATGAACCTGATGCTCGGTTTTGCCGAAACCGCCGGTCTCGGCAACCTGCCAATCTTCCCCTGA
- the truA gene encoding tRNA pseudouridine(38-40) synthase TruA, whose protein sequence is MTNIGLRLEFDGSAYVGWQRQRNGVSVQETVEAALERLLGEPVRLVSSGRTDAGVHARGMIACFTSPRALPLTAYREGVNRLLPGDIAIREAWEAAPGFHPRFDARGKWYRYQIYNGAIRSPLVRRSSWHLRAPLDLPPMAAAAAAFVGRHDFAAFRSSGCDAVTTEREIFATRVARHDELIFFDVCGSGFLRNMVRVMTGTLVEIGRGRRPAGDIERLLTAGCRPEAGLTAPPQGLCLMEVWYDQGCPAGPEPSAAAKKLLDNRQTFS, encoded by the coding sequence ATGACGAACATCGGTCTTCGCCTCGAGTTCGACGGCAGCGCCTACGTCGGCTGGCAACGGCAGCGCAACGGAGTTTCGGTGCAGGAAACGGTCGAGGCGGCGCTGGAGCGGCTGCTCGGTGAACCGGTACGCCTGGTCAGCTCCGGGCGCACCGACGCCGGAGTTCACGCCCGGGGGATGATCGCCTGCTTTACCAGCCCGCGGGCGTTGCCGCTGACCGCCTATCGCGAAGGGGTCAATCGCCTCCTCCCCGGCGATATCGCGATCCGGGAGGCCTGGGAGGCGGCACCCGGTTTTCATCCCCGCTTCGATGCCCGGGGAAAATGGTACCGCTACCAGATCTACAACGGCGCGATTCGCTCGCCCCTGGTTCGCCGCAGCAGCTGGCATCTGCGTGCGCCTCTCGATCTTCCCCCGATGGCTGCTGCGGCGGCTGCTTTTGTCGGCCGGCACGATTTTGCCGCCTTTCGCTCCAGCGGCTGTGACGCGGTTACGACCGAACGGGAGATATTTGCCACCCGGGTTGCGCGCCACGACGAATTGATTTTCTTCGATGTCTGCGGCAGTGGTTTTCTGCGCAACATGGTGCGGGTGATGACCGGTACCCTGGTCGAAATCGGCCGCGGCCGGCGGCCGGCAGGGGACATCGAACGGCTGCTCACCGCCGGCTGCCGACCCGAGGCGGGTCTCACCGCCCCGCCCCAGGGGCTCTGCCTGATGGAGGTCTGGTACGACCAGGGCTGTCCCGCCGGCCCTGAGCCGTCGGCTGCAGCGAAAAAACTTCTTGACAACCGGCAAACATTTAGCTAA
- a CDS encoding DUF6485 family protein translates to MECTAKSSPTHCSCSYPGCDKHGNCCQCVLFHRQRNEIPGCFFSAAGERSYDRSLNHFLKDRCR, encoded by the coding sequence ATGGAATGCACGGCCAAATCATCCCCCACCCATTGCAGCTGCAGTTACCCCGGCTGCGACAAGCATGGCAACTGCTGCCAGTGCGTCCTCTTTCACCGGCAGCGTAACGAGATTCCCGGCTGTTTCTTTTCTGCTGCCGGAGAACGCAGTTACGATCGATCTCTGAACCATTTTCTGAAGGATCGCTGCCGCTGA
- a CDS encoding efflux RND transporter periplasmic adaptor subunit, translating to MQGIVRVGSLLALSMLLLVACSGEPPAAKTAPPLPVAVAVARLQAVPVELQAVGQVEASATVQVRSQVAGVITAVHFREGEELKKGTPLFTLDRTPLQAAVARAQADLNQARVEAANAARDAQRYAQLLVDGFISRNEAETAQARADALAAAVASSQASLDNATIQLGYATIRAPQDGLTGALLVHPGTVVRANDAPDLVTIRALQPVTVAFHIPERLLGEVRRHLATEPLRVSALLPGAAEPAGEGVVTFLDNSVDPATGTIRLKATFANSDRRLWPGQFVQVRVLLQTLEGALVVPTAAVQTGQQGSYLFVVGADATVASRAVSAGITWNDLTVIDSGLEAGATVVTDGQLRLFPGARVTVKTAAAESARTGQP from the coding sequence ATGCAAGGAATCGTTCGGGTTGGAAGTCTGCTGGCACTGTCAATGCTGCTGCTGGTCGCCTGTTCCGGGGAGCCGCCTGCGGCGAAAACCGCGCCGCCGTTACCGGTCGCCGTCGCTGTGGCCCGTCTGCAGGCGGTGCCGGTGGAATTGCAGGCAGTCGGCCAGGTCGAAGCTTCAGCGACGGTCCAGGTCCGCTCCCAGGTCGCGGGCGTCATTACGGCGGTCCACTTCCGGGAAGGGGAGGAGTTAAAAAAAGGGACTCCCCTCTTCACCCTCGATCGGACCCCGTTGCAGGCGGCCGTCGCCCGGGCGCAGGCCGATTTGAACCAGGCCCGGGTCGAAGCCGCTAATGCCGCCAGGGATGCGCAGCGTTATGCGCAACTGCTCGTCGACGGCTTTATCAGTCGCAACGAGGCCGAAACCGCCCAGGCCCGGGCCGACGCCCTGGCCGCGGCCGTTGCGTCGAGCCAGGCCAGTCTCGATAATGCCACGATCCAGCTCGGTTACGCGACCATCCGCGCGCCCCAGGACGGTCTGACCGGCGCCTTGCTGGTCCACCCGGGGACGGTGGTCAGGGCCAACGATGCTCCAGACCTGGTGACGATCAGGGCGCTGCAACCGGTGACGGTCGCTTTCCATATTCCGGAACGCCTCCTCGGCGAAGTTCGTCGCCACCTCGCCACCGAACCGCTGCGGGTGAGTGCCTTGCTGCCCGGCGCCGCGGAGCCGGCCGGGGAGGGGGTGGTCACCTTTCTCGACAACAGTGTCGATCCGGCCACCGGCACGATCCGGCTCAAGGCAACCTTTGCCAATTCGGACCGCCGGCTCTGGCCCGGGCAGTTCGTCCAGGTTCGGGTTCTGCTCCAGACCCTCGAAGGCGCTCTGGTGGTGCCGACCGCCGCTGTGCAGACCGGACAACAGGGAAGTTACCTCTTTGTGGTCGGGGCCGACGCCACGGTCGCCTCGCGTGCGGTCAGCGCCGGGATCACCTGGAACGATCTGACCGTCATTGACAGCGGCCTCGAAGCGGGAGCAACCGTCGTCACCGATGGCCAGTTGCGGCTCTTTCCCGGTGCCCGGGTGACGGTGAAGACAGCGGCAGCTGAATCGGCCCGGACTGGGCAGCCATGA
- the rplM gene encoding 50S ribosomal protein L13, with product MSTQVISKSDVQRAWFVIDLDGKVLGRAATEIARVLRGKHKAIYHPSVDTGDFVVVVNAEKVNFTGNKLGDKMYYHHTGYPGGIRSINAEKLLAKKPEEVIKKAVKGMLPKNKLGRQMFRKLKVYAGADHPHAAQQPKELSL from the coding sequence ATGAGTACGCAGGTTATCAGCAAAAGCGACGTGCAACGGGCCTGGTTCGTCATCGATCTCGATGGCAAGGTTCTCGGTCGCGCCGCTACCGAGATTGCCCGTGTTCTGCGCGGCAAGCACAAGGCGATCTACCATCCGAGCGTTGATACCGGCGATTTCGTCGTTGTCGTCAATGCCGAAAAGGTCAATTTCACCGGCAACAAGCTCGGTGACAAGATGTACTACCACCACACCGGTTATCCCGGTGGCATCCGCTCCATCAACGCCGAGAAACTCCTTGCCAAGAAGCCCGAGGAGGTCATCAAGAAGGCGGTGAAGGGGATGTTGCCCAAGAATAAACTGGGCCGCCAGATGTTCCGCAAGCTGAAGGTTTATGCCGGCGCCGATCATCCCCATGCCGCCCAGCAACCCAAGGAACTCTCCCTTTAA
- the rpsI gene encoding 30S ribosomal protein S9, whose product MAEQKYYATGKRKTSVARVWIKPGSGNIVVNRRSIDDYFGRETSKMVVRQPLELTNNAGKFDIMVNVCGGGPSGQAGAIKHGITKALLAVDTDLRGVLKKAGFITRDSRVKERKKYGRRAARRSFQFSKR is encoded by the coding sequence ATGGCCGAACAGAAATATTACGCCACCGGCAAGAGAAAAACCTCCGTGGCCCGGGTCTGGATCAAGCCTGGCTCCGGTAACATCGTCGTCAACCGTCGCAGCATCGACGATTACTTCGGTCGCGAGACCTCGAAGATGGTCGTGCGTCAGCCCCTCGAGCTGACCAACAATGCCGGCAAGTTCGACATTATGGTCAACGTCTGTGGCGGTGGCCCCTCCGGGCAGGCCGGCGCCATCAAGCATGGCATCACCAAGGCGCTGCTCGCGGTCGATACCGACCTGCGCGGCGTTCTCAAGAAGGCCGGTTTCATCACCCGCGACAGCCGGGTCAAGGAACGGAAAAAATACGGACGTCGCGCGGCACGCCGGAGCTTCCAGTTCTCCAAGCGTTAA
- a CDS encoding efflux RND transporter permease subunit: MNLSALFIRRPVMTSLIMLAIMIFGLFAYRNLPVNDLPNVDFPTIQVRASLPGASPETMASAVATPLERQLSTIAGVESLSSTNGQGSTIITLQFTLERDIDAAAQDVQTAISQAARQLPREMPSPPSIRKVNPADSSILYLAMTSSTLPLSEVNEFADTVIAPRISMVNGVAQVNVYGSQKYAVRVGLDPEQLKRRGIGLDEVEAALGRWNVNLPTGGLQGQTQSFTIQVGGQLYNAEQFRQLVVAYRGGAPVRLQDIAEVSDSVENNKVAAWFRTKEGNARAVVLAIQRQPGTNTIEVVNSIRQQLPSLRQQLPGAVELNLLYDRSSSIRESVAEVKFTLMLTIALVILVIFLFLRNLSATIIPSLALPLSIVGTFAAMELLGFSINNITLLALTLSVGFVVDDAIVMLENIVRHMEAGEKPMAAAFSGAREIGFTIISMTISLVAVFIPVLFMGGMLGRVLHEFAVTIAVAILLSGLVSLTLTPMLASRFLKPTGEKVHGRLYNWMERFFDGWLRLYEKSLGWVLGYRRTTLVLTLALTLGVVWLFTRMPTGLFPPDDIGAIRGMTSGPQGVSFEEMKRNQAQLADIIIRDPDVAAFMSSVGAAGSRVGSNSGFMFIKLKDRDQRQASADQIIQRLRPQLSGIPGIRIYLQNPPPIRLESTSSKAQYQFVLQSPDTAELYRQAAGFEEKLRNLPLLQDVNSDLEIDNPQVNLAIDRDRAAALGITAERIENALYSAYGERQVSTIFSPTNQYRVIMELEPRFQTDPSSLDLLHVRSDSGELVPLASLVTVTRSLGPLSVNHLGQITAVTISFNLRPDVPLGNAVKAIEAEATALPASISTGFQGAAQVYQASTRGLVWLLLLAIVVIYIVLGILYESYIHPLTILSGLPAAGFGALVTLLAFGKDLNLYAFVGIILLVGIVKKNAIMMIDFALEAQRTEGKAPLDAIYQGALVRFRPIMMTTMAALMGTLPIAIGIGAGAESRRPLGLAVVGGLLVSQLLTLYITPVIYYYFDRLQGAVRGWFGKPPVAAATAGSDGTAG, encoded by the coding sequence ATGAACCTCTCCGCCCTCTTCATCCGCCGGCCGGTCATGACCAGCCTGATCATGCTGGCGATCATGATCTTCGGCCTCTTTGCCTACCGCAATTTGCCGGTCAATGATCTGCCGAATGTCGATTTCCCCACTATCCAGGTGCGGGCCAGTCTCCCCGGTGCCAGTCCCGAGACGATGGCCAGCGCCGTCGCGACCCCCCTCGAACGGCAACTCTCCACCATCGCCGGCGTCGAATCCCTCAGCTCCACCAACGGCCAGGGCTCGACCATTATCACGCTGCAGTTCACCCTCGAACGGGATATCGATGCGGCGGCTCAGGATGTACAAACTGCCATATCCCAGGCCGCACGCCAGCTGCCACGGGAGATGCCGAGTCCTCCTTCGATCCGCAAGGTCAACCCGGCCGACTCCTCCATCCTCTACCTGGCGATGACCTCATCGACCCTTCCCCTTTCGGAGGTCAACGAATTCGCCGATACCGTCATCGCACCGCGCATCTCCATGGTCAACGGAGTCGCCCAGGTCAATGTCTACGGATCCCAGAAGTATGCGGTGCGGGTCGGACTCGATCCAGAGCAGCTGAAGCGGCGCGGCATCGGTCTCGACGAGGTGGAAGCGGCACTGGGACGCTGGAACGTCAATTTGCCGACCGGCGGCCTGCAGGGCCAGACCCAGTCCTTTACCATTCAGGTCGGCGGCCAGCTCTACAATGCCGAACAGTTCCGCCAGCTGGTTGTCGCCTACCGCGGCGGCGCTCCGGTCCGGTTGCAGGATATTGCCGAGGTCAGCGACAGCGTCGAGAATAACAAGGTCGCCGCCTGGTTTCGCACCAAGGAGGGGAATGCCCGGGCCGTGGTGCTCGCCATCCAGCGTCAGCCCGGCACCAATACCATCGAGGTGGTGAACAGCATCCGCCAGCAGCTGCCGAGCTTGCGCCAGCAACTCCCCGGCGCGGTGGAGCTCAATCTCCTCTATGACCGCTCCAGTTCGATCCGGGAGTCGGTGGCCGAGGTCAAGTTCACCCTGATGCTGACCATTGCCCTGGTCATCCTGGTGATCTTCCTCTTCCTGCGCAATCTTTCGGCGACGATTATCCCCAGCCTGGCGCTGCCGCTCTCCATCGTCGGTACCTTCGCGGCCATGGAACTGCTCGGCTTCTCGATCAACAATATCACCCTGCTCGCCCTGACCCTTTCCGTCGGTTTCGTCGTCGATGACGCTATCGTCATGCTGGAGAATATCGTCCGCCATATGGAGGCCGGCGAAAAGCCGATGGCCGCGGCCTTCAGCGGAGCGCGGGAGATCGGCTTTACCATCATCTCGATGACCATCTCCCTGGTTGCCGTCTTCATTCCGGTCCTCTTCATGGGCGGCATGCTCGGCCGGGTGCTGCACGAATTTGCCGTTACCATTGCGGTGGCGATCCTCCTCTCCGGGCTGGTTTCCCTTACGCTGACACCGATGCTCGCCAGCCGTTTTCTAAAACCGACCGGGGAGAAGGTTCACGGCAGGCTCTACAACTGGATGGAGCGCTTTTTTGACGGCTGGCTGCGCCTCTACGAAAAGAGTCTCGGGTGGGTGCTGGGGTACCGGCGGACGACGCTGGTGCTGACCCTGGCGCTGACCCTGGGCGTGGTCTGGCTCTTTACCCGGATGCCGACCGGGCTCTTCCCGCCCGACGATATCGGCGCCATCCGCGGCATGACCTCGGGCCCGCAGGGGGTTTCCTTTGAGGAGATGAAGCGCAACCAGGCCCAGCTCGCTGACATCATCATCCGCGACCCCGATGTCGCTGCCTTCATGTCCTCGGTCGGCGCTGCCGGTTCGCGGGTCGGGTCGAACAGCGGTTTCATGTTCATCAAGCTCAAGGATCGCGACCAGCGTCAGGCCAGCGCCGACCAGATCATTCAGCGCCTGCGGCCGCAGCTCTCCGGGATTCCCGGCATCCGGATCTATCTGCAGAACCCGCCGCCGATCCGCCTCGAATCGACCTCCTCCAAGGCCCAGTACCAGTTCGTGCTGCAAAGTCCCGATACGGCCGAGCTCTATCGCCAGGCGGCCGGGTTCGAGGAGAAACTGCGCAATCTGCCGCTGTTGCAGGATGTCAACTCCGATCTCGAGATCGATAACCCCCAGGTCAACCTGGCTATCGACCGCGACCGGGCCGCGGCGCTCGGCATCACGGCCGAGCGCATCGAAAATGCTCTCTATTCGGCCTACGGCGAACGCCAGGTGTCGACGATCTTCTCGCCGACCAACCAGTACCGGGTGATCATGGAACTGGAGCCTCGCTTCCAGACCGACCCATCCTCCCTCGACCTGCTCCATGTCCGCTCCGACAGTGGCGAACTGGTCCCCCTGGCTTCCCTCGTTACCGTGACCCGCAGTCTCGGTCCCCTGTCGGTCAATCACCTCGGGCAGATCACCGCCGTGACGATTTCCTTCAATCTGCGCCCGGATGTGCCGCTTGGCAATGCGGTCAAGGCGATCGAGGCCGAGGCCACCGCGCTGCCCGCCTCCATCTCCACCGGGTTCCAGGGTGCGGCCCAGGTTTACCAGGCCTCGACCAGGGGCCTGGTATGGTTGCTGCTGCTGGCGATCGTGGTGATCTATATCGTCCTTGGGATTCTCTACGAAAGTTACATCCACCCGCTGACGATCCTCTCCGGGCTGCCCGCCGCCGGTTTCGGCGCCCTGGTCACCCTGCTCGCCTTCGGCAAGGACCTTAACCTTTACGCCTTTGTCGGCATCATCCTGCTGGTCGGGATCGTCAAGAAGAATGCGATCATGATGATCGACTTCGCCCTCGAGGCCCAGCGCACTGAAGGAAAGGCGCCCCTCGATGCGATCTACCAGGGGGCCCTGGTCCGTTTCCGCCCGATCATGATGACCACCATGGCGGCATTGATGGGGACCCTGCCAATTGCCATCGGCATCGGGGCTGGCGCCGAATCGCGCCGCCCCCTTGGCCTGGCGGTGGTCGGTGGCCTGCTGGTTTCGCAACTGCTCACCCTCTACATTACTCCGGTTATCTATTACTACTTTGACCGTCTCCAGGGCGCGGTGCGCGGTTGGTTTGGCAAGCCCCCGGTTGCCGCAGCCACAGCGGGTTCCGATGGCACGGCCGGTTGA
- the asd gene encoding aspartate-semialdehyde dehydrogenase, whose protein sequence is MKVGLVGWRGMVGSVLMQRMQQENDFAGIEPVFFSTSQAGAPAPMNAGTLKRAEDIAELKKLDVILTCQGGDYTKAIHPQLRQAGWQGYWIDAASTLRMEKDAVIILDPVNRGVIDAALQNGQKDFIGGNCTVSLMLMALGGLFRAGQVEWLTSMTYQAASGAGAPNMRELISQMGAIHGSVHERLQDVASAILEIDREVTAMLRSDLLPTQEFGFPLAGSVLPWIDREVEDGQSREEWKGLVETNKILGSKTPIPVDGICVRVGAMRCHSQALTIKLKQDLPIADIEELIKNDNQWVKLIPNTKAATLAGLTPTAVSGTLSVPVGRVRKMKMGPHYLSAFTCGDQLLWGAAEPLRRMLRILLER, encoded by the coding sequence ATGAAAGTCGGACTTGTCGGATGGCGCGGAATGGTCGGATCGGTCCTGATGCAGCGCATGCAGCAGGAGAACGATTTTGCCGGCATCGAGCCGGTCTTCTTCTCCACCTCCCAGGCCGGGGCGCCCGCCCCGATGAACGCCGGGACCCTGAAGCGGGCGGAAGATATCGCCGAGCTCAAAAAGCTCGACGTCATCCTTACCTGCCAGGGGGGGGACTACACCAAGGCGATCCATCCGCAGCTGCGCCAGGCCGGCTGGCAGGGGTACTGGATCGATGCCGCCAGCACCCTGCGCATGGAAAAGGACGCGGTGATCATTCTCGATCCGGTCAATCGCGGCGTTATCGATGCGGCGCTGCAAAATGGCCAGAAAGACTTTATCGGCGGCAACTGTACCGTCAGCCTGATGCTGATGGCGCTGGGCGGGTTGTTTCGTGCCGGCCAGGTCGAATGGCTCACTTCGATGACCTACCAGGCCGCCTCCGGCGCCGGCGCTCCGAACATGCGCGAGTTGATCAGCCAGATGGGCGCCATCCACGGCTCGGTCCACGAGCGGCTTCAGGATGTGGCTTCCGCGATCCTCGAAATTGACCGGGAAGTGACCGCCATGCTGCGCAGCGACCTGCTGCCCACGCAGGAGTTCGGCTTTCCGCTTGCCGGCAGCGTGCTCCCCTGGATCGATCGGGAGGTCGAGGATGGCCAGAGCCGCGAAGAGTGGAAAGGACTGGTCGAAACCAACAAGATCCTCGGCAGCAAGACGCCGATCCCGGTCGACGGCATCTGCGTGCGGGTCGGTGCCATGCGTTGCCACAGCCAGGCGTTGACCATCAAGTTGAAACAGGATCTGCCCATCGCCGACATCGAGGAGCTGATCAAGAACGACAACCAGTGGGTCAAGCTGATCCCCAATACCAAGGCCGCTACCCTGGCCGGGCTCACCCCCACCGCCGTTTCCGGCACCCTGAGCGTGCCGGTCGGCCGGGTACGCAAGATGAAGATGGGGCCGCACTACCTCTCGGCCTTCACCTGCGGCGATCAGCTGTTGTGGGGCGCCGCCGAGCCGCTGCGGCGGATGCTCCGGATCCTGCTCGAACGCTGA